TGGATCACGGGAAGACGACCCTGACGGCGGCGATCACGAAGGTGTTGGCCTCCCGGGGGTTGGCGGATTTCGTCGCCTTCGACCAGATCGACAAGGCTCCGGAGGAGCGTGAGCGCGGGATCACGATCGCGACGGCGCACGTGGAGTACCAGACGAAGAACCGTCACTACGCGCACGTCGACTGCCCGGGGCACGCGGACTACATCAAGAACATGATCACGGGCGCGGCGCAGATGGACGGTGCGATCCTGGTGGTCTCCGCGGCGGACGGTCCGATGCCCCAGACGCGGGAGCACATCCTGTTGGCGCGTCAGGTCGGCGTTCCGCACATGGTGGTGTTTTTGAACAAGGTGGACATGGTGGACGATCCGGAGCTTCTGGACCTGGTGGAGTTGGAGGTTCGGGAGCTGTTGAGCAAGTACGAGTTTCCCGGGGAGAAGACTCCGATCATCCGCGGGAGCGCGTTGAAGGCTCTGGAGTGCGGGTGCGGGAAGGACGACTGTGCGAAGTGCAAGTGCATTTTCGAGTTGATGGAGGCGATCGACTCGTACATTCCGATGCCGGAGCGAGCGATCGACAAACCGTTCCTGATGGCGGTTGAGGACGTCTTCTCGATTTCCGGCCGCGGGACGGTGGTCACGGGTCGCGTGGAGCGGGGGGTTGTGAAGGTTGGGGACGAGGTGGAGATCATCGGGTTGCGGGACACGCAGAAGACGGTTGCGACGGGCGTGGAGATGTTCCGCAAGTTGCTGGATCAGGGTCAGGCGGGGGACAACATCGGGGTGTTGCTGCGCGGGACGAAGAAGGACGACGTCGAGCGCGGCCAGGTG
The Deltaproteobacteria bacterium DNA segment above includes these coding regions:
- the tuf gene encoding elongation factor Tu; its protein translation is MSKKKFERTKPHVNVGTIGHVDHGKTTLTAAITKVLASRGLADFVAFDQIDKAPEERERGITIATAHVEYQTKNRHYAHVDCPGHADYIKNMITGAAQMDGAILVVSAADGPMPQTREHILLARQVGVPHMVVFLNKVDMVDDPELLDLVELEVRELLSKYEFPGEKTPIIRGSALKALECGCGKDDCAKCKCIFELMEAIDSYIPMPERAIDKPFLMAVEDVFSISGRGTVVTGRVERGVVKVGDEVEIIGLRDTQKTVATGVEMFRKLLDQGQAGDNIGVLLRGTKKDDVERGQVLAKPGSITPHKKFKASAYILTKEEGGRHTPFFNGYRPQFYFRTTDVTGVGTLPEGVEMVM